One window of Solwaraspora sp. WMMA2056 genomic DNA carries:
- a CDS encoding Imm1 family immunity protein: protein MLAITWGGGSGEAAVVSGDELRGRLIELDRHAAARPFIVDVTIDSGDTISVALGREVSVLNFTSASKKPPYFASEGRLPGSRFGVVRFEYFGSMTEFPEWQAVSRNDALEAVCRFVAAGVLPDNILWSEV, encoded by the coding sequence ATGCTGGCGATCACGTGGGGCGGCGGCTCCGGCGAGGCGGCCGTCGTTTCCGGCGATGAGTTGAGAGGCAGGCTGATTGAGTTGGATCGGCATGCCGCAGCGCGCCCATTCATCGTTGACGTGACTATTGATAGTGGCGACACGATAAGCGTCGCTTTGGGTCGAGAAGTGTCGGTCCTCAACTTCACTTCGGCATCCAAGAAGCCGCCCTATTTTGCGAGTGAGGGCCGCCTGCCGGGGTCCCGTTTTGGTGTCGTAAGGTTCGAGTACTTTGGTTCAATGACAGAATTTCCAGAATGGCAGGCTGTATCCAGAAATGATGCACTGGAGGCGGTATGCAGGTTCGTTGCTGCTGGAGTTCTGCCGGATAATATTCTTTGGAGTGAGGTGTAA
- a CDS encoding DUF4132 domain-containing protein, producing MSITGNTEPWRAERLRELVAGADVPGLASYLYRHSWQVVNKAEHRALLRPLSRPDLVHLMRALIDVRLDGGHLPWAATELLSQLARRLPEDVSAEDAEALGAFVVLSPHALPPTALELVARRLQDTSGLPDDVLKWVQLRSGESPRLRQFLAERGSVPLEPVDPWAAQILTELPTLGPAWPRLLAHASTATAARPPAAWLKAARELLAEVDPAQARTVLDRWLTAASVTPQQVPDAGNADVLRGLLWLAELTGPTTDQVRLFGVLVEVMLRRLPGVGPACPKIANAAVGVLGRLDGDAALAQLARLSARLTYKGTRNEVDKALDARAAALGIGRDEIEELAVPDYGLTDVGRHEVTVGGCRVELSAGASTVAVTWHNDAGRVVKSPPAAVRRDHPQVVADVKALAKDVSGMLAAQSARLDRLFLARRDWSLSVWRERYLDHPLVGVLARRLLWLVDGVVCGWADGALRTVDDTPVSAADDAVVQLWHPIGRPVPEVLAWREWLERHRVVQPFKQAHREVYLLTPAEESTGTYSNRFAGHVLRQHQFHALAAARGWADKLRLMVDDTYPPTVRQLPQWGLRAEYWVEGIGDDYGVDTTDSGTYLRLVTDQVRFYPIDAPGNVAHASGGGYTGGRWGTQRAPVVPMPLSEVPPLVFSEVLRDVDLFVGVASVGNDPTWSDGGPAGRFRDYWSSYSFGELSATAQTRRDLLARLLPRLAVGARASIDGRFLVVRGELRTYKIHLGSGNILMSPNDTYLCIVPDRSATRPGDDRHDAFLPFEGDTVLAVILSKAMLLARDTEITDVTITQQIGIATG from the coding sequence ATGTCGATCACGGGCAACACCGAGCCGTGGCGCGCCGAGCGGCTGCGTGAGCTGGTCGCCGGTGCCGACGTACCCGGCCTGGCCAGCTATCTCTACCGGCACTCCTGGCAGGTCGTCAACAAGGCGGAGCACCGGGCGCTGCTGCGACCGCTGTCCCGGCCCGATCTGGTACACCTGATGCGTGCCCTGATCGACGTCCGGCTCGACGGCGGCCACCTGCCGTGGGCGGCGACGGAGCTGCTGTCACAGCTGGCCCGGCGGCTGCCCGAGGACGTGTCCGCCGAGGACGCCGAGGCCCTGGGCGCGTTCGTCGTCCTGTCGCCGCACGCACTGCCGCCGACCGCGTTGGAGCTGGTGGCGCGCCGGCTGCAGGACACCAGCGGGCTGCCGGACGACGTACTGAAATGGGTGCAGCTGCGGTCGGGGGAGAGCCCCCGGTTGCGGCAGTTCCTCGCGGAGCGGGGCAGCGTACCGCTGGAGCCGGTGGACCCGTGGGCCGCGCAGATTCTCACCGAGCTGCCGACCCTCGGCCCGGCCTGGCCCCGGCTGCTGGCGCACGCCAGCACCGCGACCGCCGCCCGCCCGCCGGCGGCCTGGCTGAAGGCCGCCCGGGAGCTGCTCGCCGAGGTCGACCCGGCGCAGGCCCGTACGGTGCTGGACCGGTGGCTGACCGCCGCGTCGGTCACCCCTCAGCAGGTGCCGGACGCCGGCAACGCCGACGTGCTGCGGGGCCTGCTCTGGCTGGCGGAGCTGACCGGCCCGACGACCGACCAGGTACGCCTGTTCGGCGTACTGGTCGAGGTGATGTTGCGGCGGCTGCCGGGGGTCGGGCCGGCCTGCCCGAAGATCGCCAACGCGGCGGTCGGGGTGCTGGGCCGCCTCGACGGTGACGCCGCCCTGGCCCAGCTGGCCCGGCTGTCGGCGCGGCTGACGTACAAGGGCACCCGCAACGAGGTCGACAAGGCGCTCGACGCGCGGGCCGCCGCGCTCGGCATCGGCCGGGACGAGATCGAGGAGCTGGCGGTCCCCGACTACGGGTTGACCGACGTCGGTCGGCACGAGGTGACGGTCGGCGGCTGCCGGGTGGAGCTGTCGGCGGGCGCCAGCACCGTCGCGGTGACCTGGCACAACGACGCGGGCCGGGTGGTGAAGTCGCCTCCGGCGGCGGTACGGCGTGACCATCCGCAGGTCGTGGCCGACGTGAAGGCGCTGGCCAAGGACGTTTCCGGGATGTTGGCGGCGCAGTCGGCCCGACTGGACCGGCTCTTCCTGGCCCGACGCGACTGGAGCCTGTCGGTGTGGCGGGAGCGCTACCTGGACCATCCGCTGGTCGGCGTCCTGGCCCGGCGGCTGCTGTGGCTGGTCGACGGGGTGGTGTGCGGCTGGGCCGACGGCGCGCTGCGGACGGTCGACGACACCCCGGTGTCGGCCGCCGACGACGCGGTGGTGCAGCTGTGGCATCCGATCGGGCGGCCGGTGCCGGAGGTGCTCGCCTGGCGGGAGTGGCTGGAGCGCCACCGGGTGGTGCAGCCGTTCAAGCAGGCCCACCGGGAGGTGTACCTGCTGACCCCGGCGGAGGAGTCCACCGGCACCTACTCGAACCGGTTCGCCGGGCACGTGCTGCGCCAGCACCAGTTCCATGCGCTCGCCGCCGCCCGGGGCTGGGCGGACAAGCTGCGGTTGATGGTCGACGACACGTATCCGCCGACGGTGCGGCAGCTGCCGCAGTGGGGGCTGCGGGCGGAGTACTGGGTGGAGGGGATCGGCGACGACTACGGCGTCGACACCACCGACAGCGGTACCTACCTGCGGCTGGTCACCGACCAGGTGCGGTTCTATCCGATCGACGCCCCCGGCAACGTGGCGCACGCCAGCGGCGGCGGCTACACCGGCGGCCGGTGGGGCACGCAACGGGCGCCGGTGGTGCCGATGCCGCTGAGCGAGGTGCCGCCGCTGGTGTTCAGCGAGGTGCTGCGCGACGTCGACCTGTTCGTCGGGGTGGCCAGCGTCGGCAACGACCCGACCTGGTCCGACGGCGGGCCGGCGGGCCGGTTCCGGGACTACTGGTCGTCGTACAGCTTCGGGGAGTTGTCGGCGACGGCGCAGACCCGCCGGGACCTGCTGGCCCGGCTGCTGCCCCGGCTGGCGGTGGGTGCCCGGGCCAGCATCGACGGCCGGTTCCTGGTGGTCCGGGGTGAGCTGCGCACCTACAAGATCCACCTGGGGTCGGGGAACATCCTGATGAGCCCGAACGACACCTACCTGTGCATCGTGCCGGACCGGTCGGCGACGCGCCCCGGTGATGACCGCCACGACGCGTTCCTGCCGTTCGAGGGGGACACCGTGCTCGCCGTGATCCTCAGCAAGGCGATGCTGCTGGCCCGGGACACCGAGATCACCGACGTGACGATCACCCAGCAGATCGGCATCGCCACCGGCTGA
- a CDS encoding DUF4143 domain-containing protein, with the protein MASVYHSFRISAFSYADCRSSTPVSARDLVARLLGSWYFDRLPAWGTTLRVRAAASPKVHVVDTGVAARLIRVSPAKLATLDPTALTEFGHLLESFVVGELRKQASWLDEYETTGHWRTDEGDEVDYVIEFDDGRVLAFEVKANERVAGADLKGLRALRDALGDRFITGVAFSTGLRTFTYEDRIHVMPVDRLWTPVRG; encoded by the coding sequence ATGGCTTCGGTGTACCACTCGTTCCGCATTTCAGCTTTCAGCTACGCCGACTGCAGGAGCTCGACTCCTGTGAGCGCTCGAGATTTGGTAGCTAGGCTGCTCGGATCTTGGTATTTCGACCGACTCCCTGCTTGGGGTACGACGCTACGCGTGCGAGCCGCAGCATCACCGAAGGTGCATGTCGTCGACACGGGAGTGGCCGCCCGGCTTATACGAGTCTCTCCCGCCAAACTCGCCACCCTCGACCCGACCGCATTGACGGAGTTCGGGCACCTCCTCGAAAGTTTCGTCGTCGGCGAGCTTCGCAAGCAGGCCTCCTGGCTTGACGAATACGAAACTACGGGGCACTGGCGTACCGATGAAGGCGACGAGGTCGACTACGTCATCGAGTTCGACGACGGCAGGGTCCTTGCGTTCGAAGTCAAGGCGAACGAACGCGTCGCGGGCGCAGACCTCAAAGGCCTCCGAGCGCTACGGGACGCGCTCGGCGATAGATTCATCACCGGTGTGGCGTTCAGCACGGGACTGCGCACGTTCACCTACGAAGACCGCATTCACGTCATGCCCGTCGACCGACTCTGGACACCCGTCAGAGGCTAA
- a CDS encoding nitroreductase family protein, whose protein sequence is MSRTARDFADRMAARRSVRHFSAEPVPLDVIDEAVRAAASAPSGANLQPWRFVVVTDPERKRRLRQAAEAEEWEFYHRRASEEWLSAIAPIGTDWEKPFLEIAPVVIVVFEVHQGPHTPKPYYVKESVGIATGMLITALHLAGLATLTHTPSPMRFLNEICDRPAEERACVVMPVGYPADGVTVPQLERKPLSEVLVRR, encoded by the coding sequence ATGAGCCGTACCGCCAGGGACTTCGCCGACCGGATGGCCGCCCGCCGGTCGGTGCGGCACTTCTCCGCCGAGCCGGTGCCGCTCGACGTGATCGACGAGGCGGTCCGGGCAGCCGCGTCGGCACCCAGCGGCGCGAACCTGCAGCCGTGGCGGTTCGTGGTGGTCACCGACCCGGAGCGCAAACGCCGGCTGCGGCAGGCCGCCGAGGCCGAGGAGTGGGAGTTCTACCATCGGCGCGCCTCCGAGGAGTGGCTCTCCGCCATCGCCCCGATCGGCACCGACTGGGAGAAACCCTTCCTGGAGATCGCCCCGGTGGTGATCGTGGTCTTCGAGGTGCACCAGGGGCCGCACACCCCGAAGCCGTACTACGTCAAGGAATCGGTGGGCATCGCGACCGGGATGCTGATCACCGCGCTGCACCTGGCCGGGCTGGCCACCCTCACCCACACGCCGAGCCCGATGCGGTTCCTCAACGAGATCTGCGACCGGCCCGCCGAGGAACGCGCCTGCGTGGTGATGCCGGTCGGCTACCCGGCCGACGGGGTCACCGTGCCCCAACTGGAGCGCAAACCACTCAGCGAGGTCCTGGTGCGGCGGTGA
- a CDS encoding helix-turn-helix transcriptional regulator: MGEGGGWAAMRERRLAEPGAAEAYEAARLAFELGRSVRELRERRGWSQTQLATASGMTQSAVARFEAGGTVPTLVVLERLATALEVSLKVGFEPATPPRSKAAGWSGSWGEADGGGEAGQVGGGTGP; encoded by the coding sequence ATGGGTGAGGGTGGCGGTTGGGCCGCGATGCGGGAGCGGCGGCTGGCTGAGCCGGGAGCCGCTGAGGCGTACGAGGCGGCGCGGTTGGCGTTCGAGCTCGGTCGTTCGGTGCGTGAGTTGCGTGAGCGTCGTGGTTGGAGTCAGACGCAGTTGGCCACGGCGTCGGGGATGACGCAGTCTGCGGTGGCCCGGTTCGAGGCTGGCGGAACCGTGCCGACACTCGTGGTGCTGGAGCGGCTGGCGACAGCGCTGGAGGTGAGCCTGAAGGTCGGTTTCGAGCCCGCGACGCCGCCGCGTAGCAAGGCTGCCGGCTGGTCAGGGTCGTGGGGTGAGGCCGATGGTGGTGGCGAGGCGGGTCAGGTCGGGGGTGGGACCGGCCCGTAG
- a CDS encoding helix-turn-helix domain-containing protein produces the protein MTTAPGRHRITELPIGRRIAQLRARRGLTQQVFADRIGKSHSWVDKVERGIRSLDRISVVHTIAAVLGVTPEVILGPATSRPEPATNTTAATVEHLRAALARYDTPTPDRPSPSAADLRHHIQYAWTAYQHAHYPQLLRTLPDLLTHTRHTTTNNAPDAAHLQTRVYRLTAHLLTKLDEPHLAWLAADRAITTAAGHPRHIAAAAIALAQVLRALHRSTLATQAALTAVPLIDPATTDHPTSDDHALAGTLLIEAALAAATGNDPTTAHHYAHRAAQLAATRPGGNDATTTAGFGPTAVELARAHIATILGDPHQAITHHQYATASHGWRELPAEHRAAHLIDITRAYLDTGNPTAATHAIIAADQTAPAETRTRPTAHTIITTLLRAGPTPDLTRLATTIGLTPRP, from the coding sequence ATGACCACCGCGCCCGGCCGCCACCGCATCACCGAACTACCGATCGGCCGGCGGATCGCCCAACTCCGCGCCCGACGTGGCCTCACCCAACAGGTATTCGCCGACCGCATCGGCAAATCCCACTCGTGGGTCGACAAGGTCGAACGCGGCATCCGCTCCCTCGACCGCATCTCCGTCGTCCACACCATCGCCGCCGTCCTCGGCGTCACCCCCGAGGTCATCCTCGGCCCCGCCACCAGCCGACCCGAACCCGCCACCAACACCACGGCCGCCACCGTCGAACACCTCCGCGCCGCCCTCGCCCGCTACGACACCCCCACCCCCGACCGACCGTCACCGTCCGCCGCCGACCTGCGCCACCACATCCAGTACGCCTGGACCGCCTACCAACACGCCCACTACCCGCAACTACTCCGCACACTGCCCGACCTGCTCACCCACACCCGCCACACCACCACCAACAACGCCCCCGACGCCGCCCACCTGCAAACCCGGGTCTACCGGCTCACCGCCCACCTGCTCACCAAACTCGACGAACCCCACCTCGCCTGGCTCGCCGCCGACCGCGCCATCACCACCGCCGCAGGCCACCCCCGGCACATCGCCGCAGCCGCGATCGCCCTCGCCCAGGTGCTCCGCGCCCTGCATCGGAGTACCCTCGCGACACAGGCCGCGCTCACCGCCGTACCGCTGATCGACCCGGCCACCACCGACCACCCGACATCGGACGACCACGCCCTCGCCGGCACCCTGCTGATCGAAGCCGCCCTCGCCGCCGCCACCGGCAACGACCCCACCACCGCCCACCACTACGCACACCGTGCCGCCCAGCTTGCCGCCACCCGCCCTGGCGGCAACGACGCCACCACCACCGCCGGCTTCGGGCCCACCGCCGTCGAACTTGCCCGAGCCCACATCGCCACCATCCTCGGCGACCCGCACCAGGCCATCACCCACCACCAATACGCCACCGCAAGCCACGGCTGGCGGGAACTACCCGCCGAACACCGCGCCGCCCACCTGATCGACATCACCCGCGCCTACCTCGACACCGGCAACCCCACCGCCGCCACTCACGCCATCATCGCCGCCGACCAGACCGCCCCCGCCGAAACCCGCACCCGACCCACCGCCCACACCATCATCACCACCCTCCTACGGGCCGGTCCCACCCCCGACCTGACCCGCCTCGCCACCACCATCGGCCTCACCCCACGACCCTGA
- the argG gene encoding argininosuccinate synthase, with protein MSKVLRKLPVGERIGIAFSGGLDTSIAVAWMRERGAVPYAYTADVGQYDEPDLSDVPDRALIYGAEKARLVDCRAALVEEGLVALACGAFHIRSGGQTYFNTTPLGRAVVGTMLVQAMQSDDISIWGDGSTFKGNDIERFYRYGLLANPGLRIYKPWLDGAFVSELGGRLEMSHWLAQRDLPYRDSAEKAYSTDANIWGATHEAKQLEHLDTSIEIVTPIMGVPFWQPDVDIATEDVTVEFAHGRPVKINGQGFASAVDLVHEANRIGGRHGLGMSDQIENRIIEAKSRGIYEAPGMALLNIAYERLLTAIHNEDTVAAYQIEGRRLGRLLYEGRWFDPQALMLRESLHRWVGYPVTGSVTVRLRRGQDYSIVDTTGPHLSYHPDKLSMERSHYPAFSPDDRIGQLTMRNLDIADSRDKLEQYVADGPLLPGSGLISELPFGGATDIVRTGGEDVSVKPDALDRAAIESGTD; from the coding sequence ATGTCGAAGGTGCTGCGCAAACTGCCCGTAGGTGAACGGATCGGCATCGCGTTCTCCGGCGGCCTGGACACATCCATCGCGGTCGCGTGGATGCGTGAACGCGGCGCCGTCCCGTACGCGTACACCGCCGACGTCGGCCAGTACGACGAGCCGGACCTCAGCGACGTACCCGACCGGGCCCTGATCTACGGCGCCGAGAAGGCGCGCCTGGTCGACTGCCGCGCGGCGCTGGTCGAGGAGGGCCTGGTCGCGCTGGCCTGTGGCGCCTTCCACATCCGCTCCGGCGGGCAGACGTACTTCAACACCACCCCCCTCGGGCGGGCCGTCGTCGGCACCATGCTGGTGCAGGCCATGCAGTCCGACGACATCTCCATCTGGGGTGACGGTTCGACGTTCAAGGGCAACGACATCGAACGCTTCTACCGGTACGGGCTGCTGGCCAACCCGGGGCTGCGGATCTACAAGCCGTGGCTGGACGGCGCGTTCGTCTCCGAGCTCGGTGGCCGACTGGAGATGTCGCACTGGCTGGCGCAGCGCGACCTGCCGTACCGCGACTCGGCGGAGAAGGCCTACTCCACCGACGCCAACATCTGGGGCGCCACCCACGAGGCAAAGCAGCTGGAGCACCTCGACACCTCGATCGAGATCGTCACCCCGATCATGGGGGTGCCGTTCTGGCAGCCGGACGTCGACATCGCGACCGAGGACGTCACCGTCGAGTTCGCCCACGGCCGCCCCGTGAAGATCAACGGCCAGGGCTTCGCCAGCGCCGTCGACCTGGTGCACGAGGCCAACCGGATCGGCGGCCGGCACGGGCTGGGCATGTCCGACCAGATCGAGAACCGGATCATCGAGGCCAAGAGCCGCGGCATCTACGAGGCCCCCGGCATGGCGCTGCTGAACATCGCGTACGAGCGGCTGCTCACCGCCATCCACAACGAGGACACCGTCGCGGCGTACCAGATCGAAGGCCGCCGGCTCGGGCGGCTGCTGTACGAGGGCCGCTGGTTCGACCCGCAGGCGCTGATGCTGCGGGAGAGCCTGCACCGCTGGGTCGGCTACCCGGTCACCGGCAGCGTCACCGTCCGGCTGCGGCGCGGCCAGGACTACTCGATCGTCGACACCACCGGGCCGCACCTGAGCTACCACCCGGACAAGCTGTCGATGGAGCGCAGCCACTACCCGGCGTTCAGCCCGGACGACCGGATCGGCCAGCTGACGATGCGCAACCTCGACATCGCCGACTCCCGGGACAAGCTGGAGCAGTACGTCGCCGACGGCCCGCTGCTGCCCGGCAGCGGACTGATCAGCGAACTGCCGTTCGGCGGCGCCACCGACATCGTCCGCACCGGCGGTGAGGACGTGTCGGTCAAGCCGGACGCGTTGGACCGGGCCGCGATCGAGTCCGGCACCGACTGA
- a CDS encoding NAD(P)-binding domain-containing protein, whose product MTHPSGVTEHHRYLIIGAGPAGLQLSYYLQQAGCDYATVERAEAPGEFFRRFPRHRGLISLNKVHTVSTDPEIRLRWDWNSLLHEPFDLPFADYSRQYYPSADDMVRYLVDFAAHHRLAIRYGVAVDQVTKQDGIFLAHTADRIYSADCLIMATGWGRPNIPDVPGIEHAVGYESMSTDPADYAGQRVLILGKGNSAFETASAILGHASMVHLASPRPMRLAWNTKHPGDVRGHHGAVMDSYQFKTLHSVLDCVVDEIVPTGEGYRVHLTYTHADGETAVMDYESVLRCTGFAMDTSVFGAGARPRLVPSGRMPATAPDWQSVDVDGLYFAGTIAQDRDFKKASSAFVDGFRYNLRTLTALLRERYEGVPLPFDTVPADAETLTGVLLDRVNWSSALWTQFEFLVDAVVVDPGTGQARHYHDLPEDLVAARFADEEYCYTFGLRWGRDPYPDVFAIERHPQPDRAAESAFIHPVLRRYRHGELVDELHLLEDLLAEWRRPDRHVLPLQDHLAKDLPR is encoded by the coding sequence ATGACGCACCCGTCCGGCGTTACCGAGCACCACCGGTACCTCATCATCGGCGCCGGTCCGGCCGGCCTGCAGCTGAGCTACTACCTGCAGCAGGCCGGCTGCGACTATGCCACAGTGGAGCGGGCCGAGGCGCCGGGGGAGTTCTTCCGGCGGTTCCCCCGCCACCGGGGGCTCATCTCGCTCAACAAGGTGCACACGGTCAGCACCGACCCGGAGATCCGGCTGCGCTGGGACTGGAACTCGCTGCTGCACGAACCGTTCGACCTGCCGTTCGCCGACTACAGCAGGCAGTACTACCCGAGCGCCGACGACATGGTCCGCTACCTCGTCGACTTCGCCGCGCACCACCGGCTCGCGATCCGCTACGGGGTCGCCGTCGACCAGGTGACGAAGCAGGACGGGATCTTCCTGGCGCACACCGCCGACCGGATCTACAGCGCCGACTGCCTGATCATGGCGACCGGCTGGGGCCGACCGAACATCCCCGATGTCCCCGGCATCGAGCACGCCGTCGGGTACGAGTCGATGAGCACCGACCCGGCCGACTACGCCGGGCAGCGGGTGCTCATCCTCGGCAAGGGCAACTCGGCGTTCGAGACCGCGTCAGCGATCCTCGGCCACGCCTCGATGGTGCACCTGGCCAGCCCTCGGCCGATGCGCCTGGCCTGGAACACCAAACACCCCGGCGACGTACGCGGACACCACGGCGCGGTGATGGACAGCTACCAGTTCAAGACGCTGCACTCGGTGCTCGACTGCGTCGTCGACGAGATCGTGCCGACCGGCGAGGGCTACCGGGTGCATCTGACGTACACCCACGCCGACGGCGAGACCGCCGTGATGGACTACGAGTCGGTGCTGCGCTGCACCGGCTTCGCCATGGACACCTCGGTGTTCGGCGCCGGTGCCCGGCCCCGACTGGTGCCCAGCGGCCGGATGCCGGCCACCGCACCCGACTGGCAGTCCGTCGACGTCGACGGGCTCTACTTCGCCGGCACCATCGCCCAGGACCGTGACTTCAAGAAGGCCTCGTCGGCCTTCGTCGACGGCTTCCGCTACAACCTGCGCACCCTGACGGCACTGCTGCGCGAGCGGTACGAGGGCGTACCGCTGCCCTTCGACACGGTGCCCGCCGACGCCGAGACGCTGACCGGCGTGCTGCTGGACCGGGTCAACTGGAGTTCCGCGCTGTGGACGCAGTTCGAGTTCCTGGTCGACGCGGTCGTCGTCGACCCCGGCACCGGGCAGGCCCGGCACTACCACGACCTGCCGGAGGATCTCGTGGCGGCGCGGTTCGCCGACGAGGAGTACTGCTACACGTTCGGGCTGCGCTGGGGTCGGGACCCGTACCCGGACGTGTTCGCCATCGAGCGTCACCCGCAGCCGGACCGGGCCGCGGAGAGCGCCTTCATCCACCCGGTGCTGCGCCGCTACCGCCACGGTGAGCTGGTCGACGAACTGCACCTGCTGGAGGACCTGCTGGCCGAGTGGCGCCGCCCCGACCGGCACGTCCTGCCGCTGCAGGACCATCTCGCCAAGGACCTGCCGCGCTGA
- a CDS encoding helix-turn-helix transcriptional regulator: MMGYTRWSDVRSAYVERAGGEEAVEAGKRELLATVVGHRLAEVRKARGLTQQQVADRMGVTKGRVSQIEQGKISGQDVVARYAAALGGRLHQAIYFDDGDIAAIA, translated from the coding sequence GTGATGGGCTACACGCGTTGGAGCGACGTCCGGAGTGCCTATGTCGAGCGGGCCGGCGGTGAGGAGGCGGTCGAGGCCGGCAAGCGGGAGTTGCTGGCCACCGTCGTCGGGCACCGCCTCGCCGAGGTACGCAAAGCCCGAGGTCTGACTCAGCAGCAGGTCGCTGACCGGATGGGCGTCACCAAGGGCCGGGTTTCCCAGATCGAGCAGGGCAAGATCTCCGGGCAGGATGTGGTGGCTCGCTACGCCGCCGCGCTCGGTGGCCGACTGCACCAGGCCATCTACTTCGACGACGGCGACATCGCCGCGATCGCCTGA
- a CDS encoding DUF397 domain-containing protein, whose amino-acid sequence MERNTWRTSSRSGSNGRCVEVRDRGTQIDVRDSKAPAAGMLTFAPATWTTFTTTLKSDGARP is encoded by the coding sequence ATGGAACGTAACACTTGGCGCACGTCGAGCCGGTCCGGCAGCAACGGCCGGTGCGTCGAGGTCCGCGACCGGGGCACCCAGATCGACGTACGCGACTCCAAAGCCCCCGCCGCCGGGATGCTGACCTTCGCCCCCGCCACTTGGACCACCTTCACCACCACCCTCAAGTCCGACGGCGCCCGCCCGTAA
- a CDS encoding MafI family immunity protein, which yields MDFRQAQADILALLDDSPIVSSDVRGDVRELVQVGEIGLAFDTLCSWLFEDSLAISRSFYERLRVVANYLEELAALERLDELIVD from the coding sequence ATGGACTTCAGGCAGGCGCAAGCGGACATTTTAGCCTTGTTGGACGATTCTCCTATCGTGTCGAGTGATGTCAGGGGCGACGTGCGGGAGTTGGTGCAGGTCGGGGAAATAGGGCTGGCGTTCGATACCCTTTGCTCCTGGCTATTCGAGGACTCCCTTGCTATATCGCGGTCATTTTATGAACGCCTCAGAGTGGTTGCGAACTACTTGGAGGAGCTCGCTGCCTTGGAGAGGCTCGACGAGCTTATAGTTGACTGA
- a CDS encoding copper resistance CopC family protein, whose translation MRPDLDPVRRGWRRGRRRPAAAAAFAGLAAIVGLLTVTPGPAHADDRTADVTAQPAVVVAQRAAVAAEPVAGAVLAEPPTAVSVTFGDTVQPELSHLDVFDADGQRLTGGGFDQPTPTRIRLPVELTAAGDYTVAYHVTFPDGSSASDAYRFSVGTGVPPAPLAAADRQARVDEVSAHAHQIDGFSATLLIIDGVVLLGVILMLWLRPRDGRPMTYRPDDPD comes from the coding sequence ATGCGGCCCGACCTGGACCCGGTCCGGCGGGGATGGCGGCGGGGGCGGCGGCGACCTGCGGCTGCCGCCGCCTTCGCCGGCCTCGCCGCCATCGTCGGCCTGCTCACGGTCACCCCCGGCCCGGCGCACGCCGACGACCGGACGGCGGACGTGACGGCCCAGCCTGCGGTGGTGGTGGCCCAGCGCGCGGCGGTGGCCGCCGAACCGGTGGCCGGCGCCGTCCTGGCCGAGCCGCCGACGGCCGTGTCGGTGACCTTCGGCGACACCGTCCAGCCCGAACTGTCGCACCTGGATGTCTTCGACGCCGACGGACAGCGGCTCACCGGCGGCGGCTTCGACCAGCCCACGCCCACCCGGATCCGGTTGCCGGTCGAGTTGACCGCCGCCGGGGACTACACGGTGGCGTACCACGTCACCTTCCCCGACGGCAGCAGCGCCTCCGACGCGTACCGCTTCAGTGTCGGCACCGGGGTGCCGCCGGCGCCGCTCGCGGCCGCCGACCGGCAGGCCCGCGTCGACGAGGTGTCCGCGCACGCCCACCAGATCGACGGCTTCAGCGCCACGCTGCTGATCATCGACGGGGTGGTGCTGCTCGGCGTGATCCTGATGCTCTGGCTGCGGCCCCGTGACGGCCGACCGATGACCTACCGGCCCGACGACCCCGACTGA